The following is a genomic window from Deltaproteobacteria bacterium.
CGAAGTGACGCGGGCCCTCCACTGGCTGCGCGCGGCGCAACAAGACGACGGCGGGTTCGGCGAATCGGTTGCGAGCTATCCGGAGAACGGCTACGTCGCGGCGCCGAGCGCTCCGTCCCAAACCGCATGGGGTTTAATGGGCCTGCTCGCCGCCGGCGCCGCGGCGAGCGACGCGGCCGTCCGTGCCGCGCAGTTTCTGTTAGAGCGACAACAGCCCGACGGCGGCTGGGACGAACGCGCGTTTACCGGCACCGGCTTCCCCGGCCACTTCTATCTCCGCTACCACGGCTATCGTCACTTCTTCCCCGTCTTGGCGCTCGCGAAATATCGGGCAGCCATATCTTTGGCTTGACCAAACCGTATTTGGTCGTTACGCTGTCTGTATGAGTTCCCGACCGACGTTGCGCAAAAAGACGCTGTTATTGCCGCAAGATGTCCTGACGCAGGCCCAGGCCTTTCTCAAAGTCCGCACGGAACGGGAAACGGTGATCCGCTCGCTGGAAGAAGTCCTGTGGCGGCGTCACTTGCAATGTTTCTTAGCACGACGCCCGTGGAAAGGCTTCCGTCTCACTCAGCGCGATCTGGCCCGGATGCGTCGGGAGTAACACGTGTATCTGATCGACACTTCGGCCTGGATCAATTTTCTCCGCAAGCGCGATGATCGCTTAGTGCCGTTTCTGGAAAGTCGAACGGCAGCCCATACGGATATTGTGGTTTTCGAGCTGTTGTCAGGCATTCCGAGTGCTGATCAATCGGAACTGAACCGTTTTCTCGCACTGTTCGCGTCGCTCCCGCTGACACAGGCTGCCGCGCTCAAAGCCGCAGCGGTCGCCAGCACGATGCGTCGTGCCGGCACGCGCCCTCAGACCACGGACATGTTAATCGCCGGCGTCGCTTTGATTCACGATGCGACTCTCATCCATCGCGACAGCGATTTTGAACGGATCAAGCGGTATTGCCCCTTATCGACGATTGAACTGTGAGCGCATCGCATCGGACACCATCACGATTTCCCCTTCCGCTCTCGCGGGCGCAGCCGGATGCGGGCTTCGATTTCGAGTTCGTGGTCGCGGAATAAATTCTTGGCCAGTTGCACGACATCGACACTCTGAAAGGCGCGCTGGATCTCGTGACGGATCAGTTTGAGGATCTCGTGTTTTCGTTTGTCGACTTGCGCCAGCACAAACGCGGTGGCGTCGCGTGGCAGGCTCAGCTCCTGGATCGCCTTGCGGACCCCTTCTTCAGTCATCCAGAGCGCGCCGACACCCATGCGGATCAGCTTACTGAGTCGACCAGGGGCATCGCGCTCGCTCATTGGCGTCCCTTTGTTTTGCGCGGGCGGCCGGTTTTCACTTTCGCCTCCGCGCGCGCTTTAAAGGCCGCGAGCGTCGCGGGGAGATTCCCTTCGACCAGGGCGTTTGTGACCATTTTCGGCACCAGCATCCCGAGTCCGATATCGACCGTGTACGTCGCTTCCGTGCCACCGTTGGCGGTCTTCAATGCCCAGCTGCCATCGTTACTGCGCATGAATTGGCCTTGGACCAAATGCCAGCGCACGCCCTGCGGCGGTGCGAGTTGCATCCGCAACGTGTAGTGGATCGTGGTCATCAGTTGGAGGCGAAACTCCACGTCTTGGCAATCGCCGTCGGTCCGCACCACACGTGCCGACGTGACATCGCTTAAGAATTCCGGATAGGCGGCGAAATCCGTAATGACCGCAAATACCCGCTCGATTGGGGCATTAATCAGTATCGTCCGTGTCACACTCGCCATAGGGGGCCTCGCATAATACCCCATCTGCGTCGTTGCCCGACAAGCCGCGATCCTCACGTACAACCGAGTACGCTCCGGTCGCGGCTTGCCGGGCGCCTCGCATCTGGGGCATTCTTCAAGGCCCCCGACAGATAGTTACGTATTCGGAATGCGACTCTTATGATGGCATTCGATATACCGGACCGTCCCGGTCTTGCCGCGCATCACGACGGAGTTCGTTTCATAGCGGATGCCGCCTAAGAACCGCACGCCTTTCAAGAAGTCGCCGTCCGTGACGCCGGTCATCGAGAACACGACCGGGCCGCGCGCCAAGTCCTGCAGCGTATAGACACGGTTCAAATCCGTGATGCCCATTTTTTTGGCCCGCGCCCGTTCGTCGTCGTTGCGGAAGATGAGTCGGCCTTGAATGTCGCCGCCCATACACATCAGCGCAGCGGCCGCCAACACCCCTTCCGGCGCCCCACCGATCCCCATCAGCAAGTCGACGCCGCGCGACGGACGACAGGTCGCGATTGCGCCGGAGACATCGCCGTCCGGGATCAGCTTGATCCGCGCTCCGGAGCGACGCACTTCCATGATCAGGTCTTCGTGGCGCGGGCGATCGAGAATGACCACGGTCAAATCTTCGACGCCGCACCGCTTCGCCTTCGCGATCCGCTTCAAATTTTCCGTCGGCGTCGCTTCCAAATTGATCAGGCCTTTTCCGGCCGGCCCGACGGCGATCTTGTCCATATAGACATCCGGCGCATTGAGGAATCCGCCGCGTTCCGTGGCTGCAATGACGGCGCTCGCGTTGTTGCCGCCGCGCGCGGTGATCGACGTGCCTTCCAGGGGATCGAGTGCAATGTCCAACTCCGGACCCTTGCCGGTGCCGACTTCCTCGCCGATGTACAACATCGGGGCCTCGTCGCGTTCCCCTTCACCGATCACGATACGTCCGCGGATCTCGAGCATATTGAGTCGGTCGCGCATCGCATTCACGGCGACTTGGTCGGCCTCGCGTTCGTTGCCGCGGCCCATCAAGCGTGCGGCCGCGATCGCGGCGGCCTCGGTGACTCGTACCAATTCTAACGCCAAGTTGCGGTCGGTGAGTGTGGTCGTGTCCATAAAACGCTCCTTCAGTTTGCGTAAGCAGTGCCGCAGCAAGTGCATGCTCACTCCTCACGCGTTTTCGCTCGGATCCACTGGGATTCCGCCATATAGGAACTGCGCACAAAAGGGCCGGAGAAGACGTGCCGAAACCCGAGCGCTGCACCGAATTGTTGATACTGCGCGAATTGCGCGGGTGGGACAAATTCTGCGACCGGGTAGTGCTGTGCCGTCGGCTGGAGATATTGGCCGATCGTGACGACGTCGCAACCGACGTCGCGCAAATCGCGCAGCGCCTGTTCCATCTCGGTCGGCGATTCGCCCAGCCCGACCATCAGGCCGGATTTCGTCATGGTCTGCGGGAACAAGGTCTTGAAATGTTGCAACACGGCCAGCGAGCGATCGTAGCGGGCCTTGCTGCGAATCTGTGGCGTTAAGCGCCGCACGGTTTCCAGGTTGTGATTAAAGATGTCGGGTGCGGCGACACCGACGATTTGCAGGCAATCCGTGCGGTCGTGAAAATCGGGCACTAACACTTCGATCGTCGTAGATGGCGTGGCGGCACGAATGGCGTGGATCGTCGCGGCGAAATGGGCGGCGCCCTCATCCGGGAGATCGTCGCGCGCGACCGACGTGACGACCACGTGATGCAGCCCCATGGCGGCGACTTGTTCCGCGACGTGGCGCGGTTCATCCGGATCCAACGGCGCGCCGCGCCCATGTTGCACGGCGCAGAAGCGACACGCGCGAGTACAGACCTCGCCGCAGATCATGAACGTGGCCGTGCCGCGCGAAAAGCATTCGCCGATATTGGGACAGCGCGCCTCTTCACAGACGGTCGTCAAGCGTCGTGCCCGCAAATGGCTCTTCAACGCGTGGATGGCCTGGTAATCCCCCGCCGATTTTTTCAACCACGGCGGAAGGCGGCCGATCCGGCCTTGTGGGGCGTTAGGCTGCGTCACGAAGCGCCTCTTAGTCGCGAACGTGCGGTGCGTCAATGGAAAGCGGCTTTCTCCTAGTGACTGGTGAAGCGGGCTGGCAAGTCGATTCAGCGCCCACATTTGCCGCGTATCGTGCTGGCGTAGTGATGGGCCACGCAGCGGACGGGATTGTCCGCTAAAAAAAGCCACTGCGAACATGTGGCTTCGAGGGCCTGGCGGAAACGGTTTTGCGCCTCGGCATCGGATTCGCAATGGAGATCGACCGACAATGTCGCTTCGCCGAATTTTTGTCTGAACGTATAGCTGCCAAATTCTGAATCGGAGTATTCCTTGTCTCCGCTGTCTTCTTTCACAACACCGTTCTCCATCAGGAACGACCCATGGCTCGAGGAAGTTGTGATCGTACAGCCGATCCCAGCGAGGCAGACTAGAGCCGCCCAACGCGTCAGTCCAATAGCGATTGGATCGACAGGCCGTGCTGCGGCGCGACCGACACTCCGTCGTCCCGACGGAGATGCCAGCATCGTGAAATGCGATCCGCGCGGATTTGGCGCCACCGCGGTCCCAACTCCCTCAGACCGCCGAGTCCGTG
Proteins encoded in this region:
- a CDS encoding PIN domain-containing protein produces the protein MYLIDTSAWINFLRKRDDRLVPFLESRTAAHTDIVVFELLSGIPSADQSELNRFLALFASLPLTQAAALKAAAVASTMRRAGTRPQTTDMLIAGVALIHDATLIHRDSDFERIKRYCPLSTIEL
- a CDS encoding SRPBCC family protein; translated protein: MASVTRTILINAPIERVFAVITDFAAYPEFLSDVTSARVVRTDGDCQDVEFRLQLMTTIHYTLRMQLAPPQGVRWHLVQGQFMRSNDGSWALKTANGGTEATYTVDIGLGMLVPKMVTNALVEGNLPATLAAFKARAEAKVKTGRPRKTKGRQ
- the glpX gene encoding class II fructose-bisphosphatase: MDTTTLTDRNLALELVRVTEAAAIAAARLMGRGNEREADQVAVNAMRDRLNMLEIRGRIVIGEGERDEAPMLYIGEEVGTGKGPELDIALDPLEGTSITARGGNNASAVIAATERGGFLNAPDVYMDKIAVGPAGKGLINLEATPTENLKRIAKAKRCGVEDLTVVILDRPRHEDLIMEVRRSGARIKLIPDGDVSGAIATCRPSRGVDLLMGIGGAPEGVLAAAALMCMGGDIQGRLIFRNDDERARAKKMGITDLNRVYTLQDLARGPVVFSMTGVTDGDFLKGVRFLGGIRYETNSVVMRGKTGTVRYIECHHKSRIPNT
- the lipA gene encoding lipoyl synthase — encoded protein: MWALNRLASPLHQSLGESRFPLTHRTFATKRRFVTQPNAPQGRIGRLPPWLKKSAGDYQAIHALKSHLRARRLTTVCEEARCPNIGECFSRGTATFMICGEVCTRACRFCAVQHGRGAPLDPDEPRHVAEQVAAMGLHHVVVTSVARDDLPDEGAAHFAATIHAIRAATPSTTIEVLVPDFHDRTDCLQIVGVAAPDIFNHNLETVRRLTPQIRSKARYDRSLAVLQHFKTLFPQTMTKSGLMVGLGESPTEMEQALRDLRDVGCDVVTIGQYLQPTAQHYPVAEFVPPAQFAQYQQFGAALGFRHVFSGPFVRSSYMAESQWIRAKTREE